A part of Miscanthus floridulus cultivar M001 chromosome 6, ASM1932011v1, whole genome shotgun sequence genomic DNA contains:
- the LOC136456436 gene encoding uncharacterized protein: protein MAWKRHLAASWKEQKPWTETHSYQTCGTLTSRWAGTKPISNSRCTEKPVVPHMPVGEKTAEATAKDGGGGGGQPKPPSRGSARFERLLSGLGAGPLVDVDPDKVKDDIRRWAKKVAALVRQLSLGAWAEKSDGSSEHHGAGDDGSAN from the coding sequence ATGGCTTGGAAGCGACACCTTGCAGCATCTTGGAAGGAACAAAAACCATGGACCGAAACTCACTCTTACCAGACGTGCGGGACACTAACATCTCGCTGGGCTGGTACAAAACCGATCTCCAACTCACGATGCACCGAGAAACCGGTGGTACCACACATGCCGGTCGGCGAGAAGACGGCCGAGGCAACGgccaaggacggcggcggcggcggcggccagccgAAGCCACCGTCCCGCGGTAGCGCCCGCTTCGAGCGCCTCCTTTCCGGGCTGGGCGCTGGTCCGCTCGTGGACGTCGATCCCGACAAGGTCAAGGACGACATCCGGCGATGGGCCAAGAAGGTGGCGGCGCTGGTGCGCCAGCTCAGCTTGGGCGCCTGGGCGGAGAAGAGCGACGGCTCGTCGGAGCACCACGGCGCAGGCGATGATGGATCCGCCAATTGA
- the LOC136458821 gene encoding LOW QUALITY PROTEIN: anoctamin-like protein Os01g0706700 (The sequence of the model RefSeq protein was modified relative to this genomic sequence to represent the inferred CDS: deleted 1 base in 1 codon), producing the protein MGAEGEEGAVEEATGFEVGIVVPKLSRAAAAGAAADCVARLVRELEGAGLLVERVRGVPAEFIKLAAPMGTLGRAAAEMQMKKLTYIGMELQFEWDQVAAFVRQPDGSLFSWRERYCCFRYLIYGIVNKTNSEIVLRFDDKEFHWKQSESLLTRLEAEGVVKLVFPLHDEIKRKQLLRNWALNWLEFTWQPIDEIYSYFGTKIATYFAFLGMYTRWLFFPAVFGLATQLIDFGSLQWLVLPGFFIFVISWAVLFLQFWKRKNSALLARWGINCSLSEYKNLGNELSFLSDSLTVEEKEFGDVSAEKRKLQRNEWFGVLLRIRNNAIIVLAIICLQLPFELAYAHLYEITETEVMRYLLTSVYLVAIQYYTRIGGKVSVNLIKYENNQGEESSSASLVYKVFGLYFMQSYIGLFYHASLYRDILALRQVLIQRLIVSQVLENVIENSIPYLKYSYKKYIAVHKKRHEKESPVGRSVRLSTRVEKEYLKPSYTASIGAELEDGLFDDFLELTLQFGMIMMFACAFPLIFCFAALNNVTEIRADALKLLVMLKRPVPRAAATIGAWLNIFQFLVVMAICTNCLLLVCLYDEEGKWRIEPGLAAILIMEHALLLIKFGFSHFVPEEPAWVKANRVRYVAQAQNVCSKQLLRSISKFDRKLD; encoded by the exons ATGGGGGCAGAAGGGGAGGAGGGGGCTGTGGAGGAGGCCACGGGGTTCGAGGTGGGCATCGTGGTGCCCAAGCTctcccgcgccgccgcggcgGGGGCCGCCGCCGACTGCGTGGCGCGGCTGGTGCGAGAGCTCGAGGGCGCCGGCCTGCTCGTCGAGCGCGTCCGCGGCGTCCCCGCTGAGTTCATCAAG CTGGCTGCACCAATGGGGACCCTGGGGAGAGCTGCTGCTGAGATGCAGATGAAGAAGCTAACCTACATCG GAATGGAGCTTCAGTTTGAATGGGACCAGGTCGCAGCATTCGTTAGGCAGCCAGATGGTTCGCTGTTCAGCTGGAGAGAACGCTATTGCTGCTTCCGCTACTTGATATATGGCATT GTGAACAAGACAAACTCT GAAATAGTTCTTAGATTTGATGATAAGGAGTTCCATTGGAAGCAAAGTGAGTCCTTATTAACAAGGCTGGAAGCTGAAGGAGTTGTAAAGCTAGTATTCCCTTTGCATG ATGAAATTAAAAGGAAGCAACTCCTGAGAAATTGGGCGCTTAATTGGCTTGAATTCACATGGCAACCTATCGATGAGATTTACTCCTACTTTGGAACAAAG ATTGCAACATACTTTGCGTTCCTAGGAATGTATACGCGATGGCTTTTCTTCCCAGCTGTTTTTGGACTGGCAACTCAACTCATAGATTTTGG ATCATTGCAGTGGTTGGTTCTTCCTGGTTTCTTTATCTTTGTTATTTCTTGGGCTGTCCTCTTTCTGCAATTTTGGAAACGGAAGAATTCAGCACTTCTTGCAAG ATGGGGTATTAATTGTTCACTATCTGAATACAAAAATCTGGGCAACGAACTCAGCTTCTTGAGTGATTCTCTTACTGTTGAGGAAAAGGAGTTTGGTGATGTGTCTGCGGAGAAAAGAAAGTTACAAAGGAACGAATGGTTTGGTGTCCTCCTTAGAATAAGGAACAATGCTATCATTGTGCTGGCTATCATTTGTCTTCAGCTGCCATTTGAGTTGGCCTATGCTCATCTATATGAAATTACAGAAACTGAGGTTATGAG GTATTTGTTGACTTCCGTATATCTTGTTGCAATTCAATATTACACCAGAATTGGTGGCAAGGTGTCTGTCAATTTGATAAAGTATGAAAACAACCAAGGAGAAGAGTCTAGTTCCGCTAGTTTAGTTTATAAG GTCTTTGGCCTTTACTTTATGCAGTCATATATTGGGTTATTTTACCATGCTTCTTTGTATCGTGATATACTGGCCCTCCGGCAAGTCCTCATCCAGCGCCTCATTGTGTCCCAG GTATTAGAAAATGTGATTGAGAATTCCATTCCTTACCTCAAGTACAGTTACAAAAAGTACATAGCTGTTCA CAAGAAAAGGCATGAGAAAGAATCACCAGTGGGTAGGTCAGTCCGATTATCAACAAGAGTGGAGAAAGAGTATTTAAAACCCTCTTACACTGCAAGCATTGGAGCAGAACTTGAAGATGGTTTATTTGATG ACTTTCTGGAGCTGACTCTTCAGTTTGGAATGATCATGATGTTTGCCTGTGCATTTCCATTGATTTTCTGCTTTGCAGCTCTG AACAATGTTACTGAAATCAGAGCAGATGCATTGAAGTTGTTAGTCATGTTGAAAAGACCTGTCCCCCGTGCTGCAGCTACAATTGGAGCATGGTTGAACATATTCCAG TTCTTGGTTGTGATGGCAATATGCACCAACTGCTTGCTTCTCGTTTGTCTGTATGacgaggaggggaaatggaggatTGAGCCAGGACTAGCAGCAATCCTCATAATGGAGCATGCTCTCCTCTTAATCAAGTTTGGTTTCTCCCACTTCGTGCCTGAG GAGCCTGCGTGGGTGAAAGCAAATCGTGTAAGATATGTAGCTCAGGCACAAAACGTCTGCTCCAAACAACTTTTGAGGAGCATTTCAAAATTTGACAGAAAACTGGATTGA